One Paraburkholderia agricolaris DNA segment encodes these proteins:
- a CDS encoding MBL fold metallo-hydrolase has product MAEDKGDVDDRWHVSAACFNCGAVRTAAPNLFIERNGASAFAHQPASEQETEDAWRGVLICPAAAVRPPKGLKMPTGLFPQALAPGVWRLGYNARSSYGAHSYITLAGGLRLMIDGPRWSSHIERWIAEAGGLDHILLTHRDDVADAGIYAKRFGARVWIHENDADGAPFVTDVITGDLAHELLPGVRVIPMAGHTRGSVMFLIGHALFSGDSLCWDFRRHALHAFRDACWYDWPTQLRSLERLVHETFSDVFAGHGGSIALDATTMQRELRAFLDTVKTD; this is encoded by the coding sequence ATGGCGGAGGACAAAGGTGACGTCGACGATCGTTGGCACGTAAGCGCAGCCTGCTTCAACTGCGGCGCGGTTCGAACGGCCGCGCCCAATCTGTTCATCGAACGAAACGGCGCTTCGGCGTTTGCTCACCAGCCTGCCAGTGAACAGGAAACGGAAGATGCGTGGCGCGGCGTCCTCATCTGTCCAGCGGCTGCTGTTCGGCCGCCGAAAGGATTGAAGATGCCGACAGGCCTCTTCCCGCAAGCCTTGGCTCCCGGCGTTTGGAGGCTCGGATATAACGCCCGCTCTTCGTACGGCGCTCACAGCTACATCACGCTTGCAGGCGGCCTGCGTCTGATGATCGACGGGCCGCGCTGGTCCAGCCACATCGAGCGCTGGATCGCGGAAGCCGGAGGATTGGATCATATCTTGCTGACCCACCGCGACGATGTCGCGGACGCAGGCATCTATGCGAAGCGCTTTGGCGCCCGCGTCTGGATACATGAAAACGACGCCGATGGCGCTCCGTTCGTCACCGACGTAATCACGGGTGATCTGGCGCATGAGCTGTTGCCGGGCGTTCGGGTCATTCCGATGGCGGGACATACACGGGGAAGCGTCATGTTCCTCATCGGCCACGCCCTTTTCTCTGGAGACTCACTGTGTTGGGATTTCCGCAGGCATGCTCTGCATGCCTTTCGAGACGCCTGCTGGTACGACTGGCCCACCCAACTTCGTTCCCTCGAACGGCTCGTTCACGAAACCTTCAGTGACGTGTTCGCCGGACATGGCGGGAGCATCGCTCTGGATGCAACGACCATGCAGCGCGAACTGCGAGCGTTTCTGGATACGGTAAAAACGGACTGA
- a CDS encoding LysR family transcriptional regulator — MDRFQELNAFMAVVEAGGFSAAARRSGDSQSAISKAVGALENRLGVRLFNRSTRSVTLTDQGQKYYDRTKPLVEEMDEADSELTSSTLNASGLIRIAASATFGRLHILPLIPELLSLNPGLQIDLVLSDFVRNMVEDRIDLAIRVGPVDDPDAVVRRVASTPLVCVGSRSYFEKHGIPKTPAELVDHNCLLYDGLIESANWPFVGPEGRFSVPVRGNLSSNSVETIRAGVLAGVGIGLFAKVSLADELRHPDVITVLDEFISEARDVSLIWPKRRFVPARVRRATDFFATALPQRV, encoded by the coding sequence ATGGATCGCTTTCAGGAGTTGAACGCTTTTATGGCTGTTGTTGAAGCAGGCGGCTTTTCTGCCGCGGCGCGCAGAAGCGGCGATTCACAGTCCGCCATCAGTAAGGCCGTGGGCGCGCTGGAAAATCGCCTCGGCGTGAGGCTATTCAACCGAAGCACGCGCAGCGTGACCCTGACGGACCAGGGCCAGAAATACTACGACCGGACAAAACCGCTTGTCGAGGAGATGGATGAAGCCGACAGCGAACTGACAAGCAGCACGCTTAATGCATCTGGTCTGATCCGGATCGCCGCATCCGCTACTTTTGGCCGCCTTCACATCCTCCCACTCATACCCGAGCTCCTGTCACTCAATCCCGGCCTTCAGATCGACCTTGTTCTTTCGGACTTCGTACGAAATATGGTGGAAGATCGGATCGATCTGGCGATCCGGGTGGGTCCCGTCGACGATCCGGATGCGGTTGTCAGGCGCGTGGCTAGTACCCCGCTCGTATGCGTCGGCTCCCGCAGTTACTTCGAGAAACACGGAATACCCAAAACCCCCGCCGAACTCGTCGATCACAATTGCCTTCTGTATGACGGCCTGATTGAGTCGGCGAATTGGCCGTTTGTAGGACCAGAAGGGCGATTCAGCGTGCCCGTTCGCGGAAATCTTTCGTCCAACAGTGTCGAAACGATCCGGGCTGGTGTTCTGGCCGGCGTTGGAATTGGCCTGTTCGCCAAGGTCTCTCTTGCCGATGAACTCCGACATCCGGACGTGATAACGGTCCTCGACGAATTTATAAGCGAGGCCAGAGACGTCAGCCTCATCTGGCCAAAACGTCGGTTTGTACCGGCACGCGTGCGCCGCGCCACGGACTTTTTTGCTACTGCCCTTCCGCAACGTGTTTAG
- a CDS encoding TetR/AcrR family transcriptional regulator, which translates to MDTFSLAGLSPLQCRKRSAILDGARTVFLRDGFGFATMDDVAAAAGVGKQTVYRHFKSKEALFVGLVSVMCAQVGALLASAQSEQSDGAPEVELRELGWVLARSLITPDSLGLYRAIVAEAARFPELGEVFYENGAKVVRAFAAKILRRRFDESTAALRSATFVQLVLGDAHLELTLGYTVPDVDARFAMQIDEAVGAALR; encoded by the coding sequence ATGGACACTTTTTCTCTTGCGGGCCTGAGCCCGCTGCAATGCCGCAAGCGGTCAGCCATCCTCGACGGCGCAAGAACCGTTTTCTTACGCGACGGCTTCGGTTTTGCAACGATGGACGATGTGGCCGCAGCCGCCGGCGTCGGCAAACAGACGGTCTACCGCCACTTCAAGTCGAAGGAGGCGCTCTTTGTCGGTCTGGTGAGCGTGATGTGCGCTCAGGTGGGCGCGCTGCTTGCCAGCGCTCAGAGCGAGCAATCCGATGGCGCACCCGAAGTCGAGTTGCGCGAATTGGGATGGGTGCTGGCACGAAGCCTCATCACGCCGGATAGTTTGGGGCTTTACCGGGCCATCGTTGCTGAGGCCGCGCGTTTTCCAGAACTCGGCGAGGTGTTTTACGAAAATGGGGCAAAGGTCGTGCGTGCCTTCGCCGCAAAAATTCTGCGAAGGCGATTTGACGAATCGACTGCTGCATTGCGCTCAGCGACATTCGTTCAGTTGGTGCTAGGCGACGCGCATCTGGAACTGACACTTGGCTACACGGTGCCCGATGTTGACGCACGCTTTGCGATGCAAATTGACGAGGCGGTAGGAGCGGCGCTTCGCTAA
- a CDS encoding SDR family NAD(P)-dependent oxidoreductase, protein MDLNLTGKLALVSGSTAGIGLAIASTLAQEGARVIVNGRSQSSVDDVVTRMKAETGGDVQGFAGDLSTAASAEELARRYPNVEILVNNLGIFEPKPFEDISDADWQRFFDVNVLSGVRLARLFLPAMRQANWGRIIFISSESAVQIPAEMIHYGMTKTAQLAVSRGLAEAVAGTGITVNSVLPGPTKSRGVGEFVETLAKADGKSFEAFEKEFFEKVRPTSLIKRFESPQEIASLVAYIASPLSSATTGAALRADGGVIKSAF, encoded by the coding sequence ATGGACCTGAATCTGACAGGCAAACTCGCGCTGGTGAGCGGCAGCACAGCCGGCATCGGTCTCGCTATCGCCAGCACGTTGGCGCAGGAGGGCGCTCGTGTGATCGTGAACGGCCGCTCCCAGTCATCCGTGGATGACGTGGTCACACGGATGAAAGCGGAGACAGGCGGCGACGTGCAGGGATTTGCGGGCGATCTGAGTACGGCCGCTTCAGCGGAAGAACTCGCGCGACGCTATCCGAACGTGGAAATTCTGGTCAACAACCTCGGCATCTTCGAGCCCAAGCCGTTTGAAGATATCTCCGACGCGGACTGGCAGCGGTTCTTCGACGTCAATGTCTTGAGCGGGGTACGCCTTGCTCGCCTGTTTTTGCCTGCTATGAGGCAGGCCAACTGGGGGCGCATCATTTTCATTTCGAGCGAAAGCGCGGTGCAGATTCCGGCTGAAATGATCCACTACGGGATGACGAAAACCGCGCAGCTGGCGGTCTCGCGCGGGCTCGCCGAAGCTGTTGCCGGCACCGGCATCACAGTCAACAGTGTGCTGCCGGGGCCAACGAAATCGCGAGGAGTGGGTGAATTCGTGGAGACCCTTGCAAAGGCTGACGGCAAATCGTTTGAAGCGTTTGAAAAGGAGTTCTTCGAGAAGGTCCGACCCACATCGCTCATCAAGCGATTTGAGTCGCCGCAGGAAATCGCGTCGCTCGTGGCCTATATCGCCAGCCCGCTTTCGTCGGCCACGACGGGCGCTGCGTTGCGAGCCGACGGAGGCGTTATAAAGAGCGCCTTCTAG
- a CDS encoding LysR family transcriptional regulator → MEDLDGGLVSGLLALAAVVELKSFGRAASRLGKTQPAVSRAIQRLEDRLHAKLVHRTSRHVEVTDTGHELLSKVLPFLQGIEEATIGAAEQASVVNGTLRVACDAVFARLVLAPELAQFLKDHPALQLKLETRNDISDLVSDGFDLAIRFGPPSVSTLVCRRLYSPRILTVAAPSYLEQRGRPKSPKDLLDDGHECIQAIDPATGRPFEWEFWRGNEKVKVAVSGNLTVTDAGTKIGACVAGYGIAQVIDLGIAAHLRAGTLEPVLTDWSDETFPLYVYYPSRNHVPAKVRAFIDFVASMMPRVQSEGRGAS, encoded by the coding sequence ATGGAAGACCTCGACGGAGGACTTGTAAGCGGCTTGCTTGCCCTCGCAGCCGTAGTCGAACTCAAGAGCTTTGGACGTGCTGCGTCCCGGCTAGGCAAGACTCAGCCTGCCGTGAGTCGCGCTATTCAACGATTGGAGGACCGCCTGCATGCGAAGCTCGTGCATCGCACCAGCCGACACGTTGAAGTAACGGACACTGGGCATGAGCTATTGTCAAAAGTGCTGCCGTTTCTCCAGGGGATTGAAGAGGCGACTATCGGCGCCGCAGAGCAGGCCTCAGTCGTCAACGGCACACTTCGTGTAGCGTGCGATGCTGTGTTCGCCCGCCTTGTCCTGGCTCCGGAGTTGGCCCAGTTCCTAAAGGACCACCCTGCTCTTCAACTGAAGCTGGAGACCAGGAACGACATCTCAGACCTGGTGAGCGATGGATTTGATCTCGCCATCCGGTTTGGGCCGCCATCGGTCTCAACTTTGGTTTGTCGCAGGCTATACAGTCCACGCATCCTGACTGTGGCCGCGCCTTCCTACCTGGAACAACGCGGTCGGCCGAAGTCACCGAAAGATCTGCTCGATGATGGCCACGAATGCATCCAGGCCATCGATCCGGCTACCGGCAGACCGTTCGAATGGGAATTCTGGCGTGGCAATGAGAAGGTGAAGGTGGCCGTTAGCGGGAACCTGACGGTGACGGATGCGGGGACCAAAATTGGAGCCTGCGTTGCAGGCTACGGGATCGCCCAGGTGATCGACCTCGGAATCGCCGCCCACCTGCGTGCGGGCACGCTGGAGCCAGTTCTGACGGACTGGTCTGACGAGACGTTCCCCCTTTACGTCTATTACCCCAGTCGAAACCACGTTCCGGCCAAGGTAAGAGCGTTCATCGACTTTGTTGCGAGCATGATGCCCAGGGTGCAATCGGAGGGCCGTGGCGCTTCCTAG
- a CDS encoding NAD-dependent epimerase/dehydratase family protein, protein MKLFITGGTGFIGQAVARKAISLGHQVTALVRDDSSAAASALARLGATLHSGDLREPQSFAAAAGAADGVVHTASTNDASAGAADEAAAVAMLSQLRPGAAFVYTSGTWVYGNTAGEPATEASALKPTPLIAWRPAVEQQVLALAARRSIGAVILRPAMVHGYGGGVFGMLAGMVRLTGSVRIVGDGRNHWPAVHVDDLATAYMSAVERAASGDDRVAGQIFNVVAEDAVAVAEMGEAIRASVGADRVEVWPLDDARKSLGPFADALALDQTISGQHARRVLAWQPHGPGLIADLSAKEHFQPINGA, encoded by the coding sequence TTGAAACTGTTCATTACAGGTGGGACTGGCTTCATCGGGCAAGCGGTCGCGCGTAAGGCAATCAGCCTCGGCCATCAGGTGACGGCGCTGGTGCGCGACGACAGCTCGGCTGCAGCCAGCGCGCTGGCACGTCTCGGTGCGACATTGCATTCCGGCGACCTGCGCGAGCCACAGTCTTTCGCTGCGGCTGCCGGTGCCGCTGATGGCGTGGTGCACACCGCATCGACCAACGATGCTTCCGCGGGTGCCGCGGATGAGGCCGCGGCGGTAGCGATGCTTTCGCAGTTGCGCCCGGGCGCGGCGTTTGTCTATACGTCGGGCACCTGGGTCTACGGCAACACGGCGGGGGAGCCCGCAACTGAAGCATCGGCGCTGAAGCCGACACCACTCATCGCCTGGCGGCCCGCAGTGGAGCAACAGGTGCTGGCGCTAGCAGCACGCCGCTCGATTGGGGCAGTGATCCTCAGGCCGGCAATGGTGCACGGCTACGGCGGCGGCGTGTTCGGCATGCTTGCCGGCATGGTCCGTCTGACGGGCAGTGTGAGGATCGTCGGCGATGGTCGCAACCACTGGCCTGCCGTTCACGTCGATGATCTCGCCACGGCCTACATGAGCGCGGTGGAGCGGGCAGCAAGCGGGGACGATCGGGTCGCGGGACAGATCTTCAACGTGGTCGCGGAAGATGCCGTTGCCGTCGCCGAAATGGGTGAAGCGATTCGGGCCTCGGTCGGCGCCGATCGCGTCGAAGTCTGGCCGCTCGACGATGCTCGCAAATCGCTTGGACCGTTCGCTGACGCATTGGCGCTCGATCAGACAATAAGCGGCCAGCATGCCCGGAGAGTTCTTGCGTGGCAGCCCCATGGCCCCGGCCTGATTGCAGACCTGTCTGCAAAAGAGCACTTTCAGCCAATCAACGGAGCATGA
- a CDS encoding nuclear transport factor 2 family protein, translating into MTQTHAVVALIEDYFELAYEPKSREFNKVFHPSCIVQWLHDGHLDTISSLDYAALINGRPSPQSTGAPRDEAILSMENISDSLSTATVRVRIGKKLFNDHFVMHKVDGRWLITVKASSLVHTFD; encoded by the coding sequence ATGACCCAGACCCATGCCGTAGTCGCTTTGATTGAGGATTATTTCGAGTTGGCTTATGAGCCGAAGAGCCGGGAATTCAATAAGGTCTTCCACCCGAGCTGTATTGTTCAGTGGCTTCATGATGGCCACCTGGACACCATATCGTCGCTTGACTATGCGGCACTCATCAACGGGCGGCCGAGTCCTCAATCGACTGGCGCACCCAGAGATGAGGCGATTCTCTCCATGGAGAACATCTCGGACAGCCTTTCAACGGCAACAGTGAGAGTGCGGATTGGAAAGAAGCTGTTCAACGATCACTTCGTCATGCATAAGGTGGACGGAAGATGGCTGATAACAGTCAAAGCATCTTCCCTGGTGCATACGTTCGACTGA
- a CDS encoding SDR family oxidoreductase, which yields MGRLTNKVALVTGASSGIGRATARVFAAEGAKVVVGARRSSELATLVAEIEAAGGEAIALAGDVQSEDYAKALVTLAAEKYGRLDVAYNNAGTLGEMGPTTGISEAGWNAALATNLTSAFLGAKHQIPEMLKHGGGSIIFTSTFVGYSFAFPGTAAYAASKAGLIGLTQALAAEYGAQGVRVNAVLPGAVDTEMYRGMNDSNESQTFVIGLHALKRVAKPEELARSVLYLASDDSSFVTGTASLVDGGASITRT from the coding sequence ATGGGACGTTTGACCAACAAAGTCGCGCTCGTCACCGGCGCCAGCTCGGGCATCGGTCGTGCCACCGCCAGGGTGTTCGCCGCTGAAGGCGCGAAGGTCGTAGTCGGCGCACGCCGCTCGAGCGAATTGGCCACACTCGTGGCAGAAATTGAAGCCGCGGGTGGTGAGGCAATCGCCCTGGCTGGCGATGTGCAATCCGAAGACTATGCTAAGGCGCTCGTCACGCTGGCCGCAGAGAAGTACGGCCGCCTCGACGTTGCCTACAACAACGCCGGTACGCTGGGCGAGATGGGCCCGACCACCGGTATTTCCGAAGCTGGCTGGAACGCCGCGCTTGCGACCAATCTGACGAGTGCCTTCCTGGGAGCGAAGCATCAGATTCCCGAAATGCTGAAGCACGGTGGTGGATCTATCATCTTCACGTCGACGTTCGTCGGCTACTCGTTCGCGTTTCCCGGCACTGCGGCCTACGCGGCGAGCAAGGCCGGGCTGATTGGTCTAACGCAGGCGCTCGCTGCCGAGTACGGCGCGCAAGGCGTGCGCGTCAACGCGGTGTTGCCGGGTGCGGTGGACACGGAGATGTATCGCGGCATGAACGACAGCAACGAATCGCAGACGTTCGTGATTGGGCTGCATGCGCTCAAGCGCGTCGCAAAACCAGAGGAATTGGCCCGTTCGGTGCTGTATCTCGCGTCGGACGATTCGTCCTTCGTGACCGGCACCGCATCGCTTGTCGATGGGGGCGCATCGATTACACGTACGTGA
- a CDS encoding SDR family NAD(P)-dependent oxidoreductase: MSTLAGKIAVISGGTTGIGLAIAQRFVAEGAHVFIFGRRQAQLDEAAKLIGRDVTAIQADAANLDDLDRVAAAVRDKKGVVDIIVSNAGFTEQASIDTLTPEHFDKAFNLMARGPVFLVQKLLPLMTGGGSIILVSSGMHVMGIPGHTAYAATKAALRSYSRTWAAEFKDRGIRVNLLSPGATDTPILDGQSMTREDLVDMYQSMIPLGRLAQAEEIASAALFLASDQSSYMTGADLMVDGGVAQV; the protein is encoded by the coding sequence ATGTCCACTCTCGCAGGCAAGATTGCTGTCATTAGCGGCGGCACTACCGGCATCGGTTTAGCGATCGCCCAGCGGTTTGTCGCCGAAGGCGCTCACGTCTTTATCTTCGGCCGTCGGCAGGCACAGCTCGACGAGGCCGCCAAACTGATCGGACGCGACGTCACCGCCATTCAGGCTGACGCCGCGAACCTTGACGACCTCGACCGGGTTGCTGCGGCAGTCAGGGACAAAAAGGGTGTCGTCGACATCATCGTGTCGAATGCGGGCTTTACGGAGCAGGCTTCAATCGACACCCTCACGCCTGAGCATTTCGACAAGGCATTCAACCTCATGGCCCGCGGCCCCGTATTCCTGGTGCAGAAGCTACTGCCGTTGATGACGGGGGGTGGATCGATCATTCTGGTCTCGTCGGGCATGCACGTCATGGGCATTCCTGGCCACACCGCCTATGCGGCGACCAAGGCGGCGTTGCGTTCTTATTCACGCACCTGGGCCGCGGAGTTCAAGGATCGCGGCATTCGCGTCAACCTGCTCAGCCCTGGCGCAACCGACACCCCGATTCTCGACGGTCAGTCGATGACACGTGAGGATCTGGTGGACATGTACCAGAGCATGATCCCGCTCGGCCGACTCGCTCAGGCTGAGGAGATCGCCAGCGCGGCGCTCTTCCTGGCTTCGGACCAGAGTTCGTACATGACCGGCGCGGATCTGATGGTCGACGGTGGTGTCGCCCAGGTCTGA
- a CDS encoding DoxX family protein, whose protein sequence is MAWNSASFESILAMVVALLFAIAGVVNLAGLGAVKRDFARWGYPAWFRLLCGALELLSAALLFGQQTRVFGLTLAGAIMVGALFTLLRNREPFGHLAPALVFSALVVATVALRG, encoded by the coding sequence ATGGCGTGGAATAGTGCATCTTTCGAGTCGATTCTCGCGATGGTCGTAGCGCTTCTGTTCGCGATTGCTGGCGTGGTCAATCTCGCCGGACTCGGCGCCGTGAAGCGCGACTTCGCACGCTGGGGTTATCCGGCATGGTTTCGTTTGCTCTGCGGCGCGCTTGAACTGTTGTCCGCGGCACTTCTTTTTGGACAACAAACCAGAGTTTTTGGTCTGACGCTGGCCGGCGCAATCATGGTCGGCGCGCTCTTCACGTTGCTGCGAAACCGGGAGCCGTTCGGGCATCTCGCCCCGGCGCTGGTCTTCTCGGCTCTCGTTGTGGCTACTGTGGCGCTCCGCGGGTGA
- a CDS encoding LysR family transcriptional regulator, with product MKLEGIATFVSVVESGSLSEAARRLRVSRSVVSERLMELERTLGASLLQRTTRKLTVTEDGKAFLARAIRIMREVEEATADLAERRESLRGPLRISAPVTFGRMHLGPALYPFLDRHPEIRLTLDLDDRRVDASADGFDAVIRHGPIPDSYLVAWRLATSRRVLVAAPSYVAQFGLPTSPAELEGHRGIFYMNRGGADWRFVQQGRTTVVHGRFGLVLNNGDMMRDAAIAGLGIALLPTFIVGDALRSGVLIPIDIGIEAETEFIYIAHPDGQHPSMKLRALADWLREAFGSPPYWDAT from the coding sequence ATGAAGCTCGAGGGTATTGCGACCTTTGTGTCGGTGGTGGAGAGCGGCTCACTCAGTGAGGCGGCACGTCGGCTGCGCGTATCGCGGTCTGTGGTCAGCGAACGGTTGATGGAGCTGGAGAGGACGCTGGGTGCCAGCCTGTTGCAGCGGACGACTCGCAAGCTGACGGTGACCGAAGACGGTAAGGCTTTCCTCGCAAGAGCGATCCGCATCATGCGGGAGGTGGAGGAGGCAACTGCCGATCTGGCCGAACGCAGAGAGTCCCTGAGAGGCCCGCTGCGAATTTCCGCGCCCGTGACCTTTGGTCGTATGCATCTGGGGCCGGCGCTCTACCCATTCCTGGATCGCCATCCTGAGATACGGCTCACCTTGGACCTTGACGACCGCCGGGTGGATGCGAGCGCGGATGGTTTCGATGCAGTAATCCGGCACGGGCCAATACCCGATTCCTACCTGGTGGCCTGGCGACTTGCGACTAGCAGGCGTGTGCTGGTGGCTGCTCCCTCCTACGTCGCCCAATTTGGACTGCCGACTTCTCCTGCCGAACTGGAAGGACACCGCGGCATTTTTTACATGAACCGGGGAGGGGCGGATTGGCGCTTCGTCCAACAAGGACGGACTACCGTAGTGCACGGTCGATTCGGCCTGGTGCTGAACAACGGCGACATGATGCGTGATGCCGCCATTGCCGGCTTGGGTATCGCATTGCTGCCGACGTTCATCGTGGGCGATGCGCTCAGGTCCGGTGTCCTTATACCCATCGATATCGGCATCGAGGCGGAAACGGAGTTCATCTACATCGCGCACCCAGATGGCCAGCATCCTTCGATGAAGCTTCGTGCGCTGGCGGACTGGCTGCGCGAAGCGTTTGGAAGCCCACCATACTGGGATGCGACTTAA